A stretch of Pleuronectes platessa chromosome 24, fPlePla1.1, whole genome shotgun sequence DNA encodes these proteins:
- the steap3 gene encoding metalloreductase STEAP3 isoform X2, whose product MPDDMARPLVRGSGASRHHEALMSEPGAPVIGILGTGDFSRSLARRLVASGYHVLVGSRNPKHSLALFPEDAELTSQMEAATQADLVFVAVFPEHHSTLLQLKPALAGKTLVDVSNGLQINRDGPSNAHQLADLFPESFVVKGFNTISAWNLQVGPRDGSRQVFLCSDNPIAKNSVMELCRRLGFVPVDMGQLSSSLEIENLPFHLFPSWHVPVVCTLSLFIFFYLYNFLRDVLHPFIKEGKSVFYKMPIDTVNVTLPSVALVMLALVYLPGLCAAYLQLWRCTKYKRFPSWLDRWLTRRKQFGLCSFLCAALHAVYSLCLPMRKSARYKLLNAAFKQVKAGVEDSWVDEEVWRMELYLSVGIMALGLLSLLAVTSLPSVANAVNWREFTFIQSSLGYCALFTATLHVLLFGWDRAFSPDQYRFHLPPTFVLVLILPLVALLGRLALFLPCVALRLRQIRRGGGRSQPLHFTVRDGDCNGLEDVSDV is encoded by the exons ATGCCTGATGACATGGCGAGGCCCTTGGTGCGAGGCAGCGGCGCCTCCAGACATCACGAAGCCCTCATGTCTGAACCCGGCGCTCCGGTGATCGGCATCTTGGGCACGGGCGACTTCTCCCGCTCGCTGGCCAGGAGGCTGGTGGCCTCCGGCTACCACGTGCTGGTGGGGAGTCGAAACCCCAAACACTCTCTGGCTCTGTTCCCGGAGGACGCcgag CTGACGTCTCAGATGGAGGCGGCCACTCAGGCGGACCTGGTCTTTGTAGCCGTGTTTCCCGAGCACCACTCCACGCTGCTGCAGTTGAAGCCGGCGTTAGCGGGGAAGACGCTGGTGGACGTGAGCAACGGTTTGCAGATCAACCGAGACGGACCCTCGAATGCCCACCAGCTGGCCGATCTGTTTCCAGAAAGCTTCGTGGTGAAAGGGTTCAACACCATATCGGCCTGGAATCTCCAGGTGGGCCCTCGGGATGGAAGCAGGCAG gttttcctcTGCAGTGACAACCCCATTGCCAAGAACTCAGTGATGGAGCTGTGTCGCAGATTGGGCTTCGTCCCCGTGGACATGGGCCaactctcctcttctctggagATCGAGAACCTCCCCTTCCACCTTTTTCCTTCCTGGCACGTTCCTGTCGTCTGCACTCTGTCGCTGTTCATCTTTTTCTACTTGTACAACTTCCTCCGTGACGTCCTGCATCCCTTCATCAAGGAAGGGAAGAGTGTTTTCTACAAGATGCCCATCGACACCGTCAACGTCACCCTTCCCTCCGTGGCCCTGGTGATGCTGGCGCTGGTCTACCTGCCGGGTCTGTGCGCCGCCTACCTCCAGCTGTGGCGGTGCACCAAGTACAAGCGCTTCCCCTCCTGGCTGGACCGCTGGCTGACCAGGAGGAAGCAGTTTGGACTGTGTAGCTTCCTGTGTGCGGCTCTGCACGCCGTCTACAGCCTGTGTCTCCCCATGAGGAAGTCGGCTCGCTACAAACTGCTCAACGCCGCTTTCAAacag GTGAAGGCGGGGGTGGAGGACTCGTGGGTGGACGAGGAGGTGTGGAGGATGGAGCTGTACCTCTCCGTGGGCATCATGGCTCTCGGGCTGCTCTCTTTGCTCGCCGTCACCTCGCTGCCCTCGGTGGCCAACGCTGTCAACTGGAGGGAGTTCACCTTcatacag TCCAGTCTAGGTTACTGCGCCTTGTTCACGGCCACCCTCCACGTGCTGCTCTTCGGCTGGGATCGTGCCTTCTCTCCGGACCAGTACCGCTTCCACCTGCCCCCCACCTTCGTACTGGTGCTGATCCTCCCTCTCGTGGCGCTGCTGGGCCGCCTGGCGCTCTTCCTGCCCTGCGTGGCCCTTCGGCTGCGGCAGATCCGCCgcggcggggggcggagccagcCCCTCCACTTCACGGTGAGGGACGGCGACTGCAACGGGCTGGAGGACGTCAGTGATGTGTGA
- the c1ql2 gene encoding complement C1q-like protein 2 has protein sequence MVLLALAVAVPLLLLRTPETSAHYYEMMGTCRMVCDPYSPKPGGATAMEVIQNLNDVAPQPPMAQGGRGEPGRAGRPGPRGPPGEPGPPGPRGPPGQRGDSKLGFPAVAGSAGAENGVSENVNSTISSFRIAFYVGLKNPHEGYEVLKFDDVITNLGNNYDSSTGKFTCHVSGIYFFTYHVLMRGGDGTSMWADLCKNGQVRASAIAQDADQNYDYASNSAVLHLDSGDEIYVKLDGGKAHGGNNNKYSTFSGFILYPD, from the exons ATGGTTCTGCTGGCTCTGGCTGTCGCCGTcccgctgctgctcctccgcACCCCCGAGACCTCCGCCCATTACTACGAGATGATGGGCACCTGTCGGATGGTCTGCGACCCGTACAGCCCAAAACCGGGAGGCGCCACCGCCATGGAGGTGATCCAGAACCTGAACGATGTTGCGCCACAGCCGCCCATGGCGCAGGGGGGTCGCGGGGAGCCAGGGCGAGCGGGGAGACCGGGACCCAGGGGCCCGCCGGGAGAACCGGGACCACCGGGTCCGAGGGGGCCACCGGGACAGCGCGGGGACAGTAAACTCGGCTTCCCTGCGGTAGCCGGATCCGCGGGGGCTGAAAACGGAGTATCAGAGAATGTGAACTCCACcatcagcagcttcaggatcGCGTTTTACGTGGGACTGAAGAATCCGCACGAGGGATATGAGGTGTTAAAGTTTGACGACGTGATTACAAACTTGGGGAACAACTACGATTCGAGCACCGGGAAGTTCACCTGCCATGTGTCCGGGATCTATTTCTTCACCTACCATGTGCTGATGCGCGGGGGAGACGGGACCAGCATGTGGGCCGACCTGTGCAAAAACGGACAG GTCCGGGCCAGTGCCATCGCTCAGGACGCAGACCAGAACTACGACTACGCCAGCAACAGTGCCGTGCTGCACCTGGACTCTGGAGACGAGATCTACGTCAAACTGGACGGAGGCAAAGCCCACGggggcaacaacaacaagtacAGCACCTTCTCCGGCTTTATCCTGTACCCCGActaa
- the LOC128431034 gene encoding acyl-CoA-binding protein, whose amino-acid sequence MTESFLKAVEESKVLKTKPGKDELTELYGLYKQATVGDVDHERPGILDFVGKLKWDAWIIHKGLTKEEAMAAYVAAVEKLKEKYGI is encoded by the exons ATGACT GAATCATTCCTCAAAGCAGTGGAGGAGTCGAAGGTCCTGAAGACGAAGCCTGGAAAAGATGAGCTCACTGAACTCTACGGTTTATACAAGCAGGCCACTGTCGGTGACGTCGACCACG AGCGTCCCGGGATTCTCGACTTCGTAGGAAAATTAAAGTGGGATGCATGGATTATTCATAAAG GGCTGACCAAAGAAGAAGCCATGGCCGCCTATGTTGCTGCCGTGGAGAAGCTAAAGGAGAAATATGGAATTTAG
- the steap3 gene encoding metalloreductase STEAP3 isoform X1 yields the protein MPDDMARPLVRGSGASRHHEALMSEPGAPVIGILGTGDFSRSLARRLVASGYHVLVGSRNPKHSLALFPEDAELTSQMEAATQADLVFVAVFPEHHSTLLQLKPALAGKTLVDVSNGLQINRDGPSNAHQLADLFPESFVVKGFNTISAWNLQVGPRDGSRQVFLCSDNPIAKNSVMELCRRLGFVPVDMGQLSSSLEIENLPFHLFPSWHVPVVCTLSLFIFFYLYNFLRDVLHPFIKEGKSVFYKMPIDTVNVTLPSVALVMLALVYLPGLCAAYLQLWRCTKYKRFPSWLDRWLTRRKQFGLCSFLCAALHAVYSLCLPMRKSARYKLLNAAFKQVKAGVEDSWVDEEVWRMELYLSVGIMALGLLSLLAVTSLPSVANAVNWREFTFIQSSLGYCALFTATLHVLLFGWDRAFSPDQYRFHLPPTFVLVLILPLVALLGRLALFLPCVALRLRQIRRGGGRSQPLHFTVKQGRRKRWSPQIPKLSHHFR from the exons ATGCCTGATGACATGGCGAGGCCCTTGGTGCGAGGCAGCGGCGCCTCCAGACATCACGAAGCCCTCATGTCTGAACCCGGCGCTCCGGTGATCGGCATCTTGGGCACGGGCGACTTCTCCCGCTCGCTGGCCAGGAGGCTGGTGGCCTCCGGCTACCACGTGCTGGTGGGGAGTCGAAACCCCAAACACTCTCTGGCTCTGTTCCCGGAGGACGCcgag CTGACGTCTCAGATGGAGGCGGCCACTCAGGCGGACCTGGTCTTTGTAGCCGTGTTTCCCGAGCACCACTCCACGCTGCTGCAGTTGAAGCCGGCGTTAGCGGGGAAGACGCTGGTGGACGTGAGCAACGGTTTGCAGATCAACCGAGACGGACCCTCGAATGCCCACCAGCTGGCCGATCTGTTTCCAGAAAGCTTCGTGGTGAAAGGGTTCAACACCATATCGGCCTGGAATCTCCAGGTGGGCCCTCGGGATGGAAGCAGGCAG gttttcctcTGCAGTGACAACCCCATTGCCAAGAACTCAGTGATGGAGCTGTGTCGCAGATTGGGCTTCGTCCCCGTGGACATGGGCCaactctcctcttctctggagATCGAGAACCTCCCCTTCCACCTTTTTCCTTCCTGGCACGTTCCTGTCGTCTGCACTCTGTCGCTGTTCATCTTTTTCTACTTGTACAACTTCCTCCGTGACGTCCTGCATCCCTTCATCAAGGAAGGGAAGAGTGTTTTCTACAAGATGCCCATCGACACCGTCAACGTCACCCTTCCCTCCGTGGCCCTGGTGATGCTGGCGCTGGTCTACCTGCCGGGTCTGTGCGCCGCCTACCTCCAGCTGTGGCGGTGCACCAAGTACAAGCGCTTCCCCTCCTGGCTGGACCGCTGGCTGACCAGGAGGAAGCAGTTTGGACTGTGTAGCTTCCTGTGTGCGGCTCTGCACGCCGTCTACAGCCTGTGTCTCCCCATGAGGAAGTCGGCTCGCTACAAACTGCTCAACGCCGCTTTCAAacag GTGAAGGCGGGGGTGGAGGACTCGTGGGTGGACGAGGAGGTGTGGAGGATGGAGCTGTACCTCTCCGTGGGCATCATGGCTCTCGGGCTGCTCTCTTTGCTCGCCGTCACCTCGCTGCCCTCGGTGGCCAACGCTGTCAACTGGAGGGAGTTCACCTTcatacag TCCAGTCTAGGTTACTGCGCCTTGTTCACGGCCACCCTCCACGTGCTGCTCTTCGGCTGGGATCGTGCCTTCTCTCCGGACCAGTACCGCTTCCACCTGCCCCCCACCTTCGTACTGGTGCTGATCCTCCCTCTCGTGGCGCTGCTGGGCCGCCTGGCGCTCTTCCTGCCCTGCGTGGCCCTTCGGCTGCGGCAGATCCGCCgcggcggggggcggagccagcCCCTCCACTTCACG GTGAAGCAGGGCAGGAGAAAGAGGTGGAGTCCTCAGATCCCTAAGCTGAGTCACCACTTTCGTTGA
- the LOC128431191 gene encoding homeobox protein engrailed-1-B-like, whose product MEESKEPGSGRDSTEEESLSLSPNLPSPPLMLPHQAAQQNHHTTNFFIDNILRPDFGSRKEPAYRSPTPGRENVNPLAGPRPPAHTGSLCLDSNCSSDSTASSPCSSSSTSSSPSSKQNSSKQGEAAGTGTGRYADSPSSIVVVSSGNGAAAAPSKESQPLLWPAWVYCTRYSDRPSSGPRTRKLKKKKSSKEDKRPRTAFTAEQLQRLKTEFQANRYITEQRRQSLATELNLNESQIKIWFQNKRAKIKKATGYKNGLAMQLMAQGLYNHSTTTVQEEKEESE is encoded by the exons ATGGAAGAGTCGAAGGAGCCGGGCAGCGGCCGGGACTCCACCGAGGAGGAGAGCCTGTCCCTGTCGCCGAACCTTCCGTCCCCGCCTCTGATGCTCCCGCACCAGGCGGCCCAGCAGAACCACCACACCACCAACTTTTTCATCGACAACATCCTGCGGCCGGACTTCGGCAGCAGGAAGGAGCCGGCCTACCGCAGCCCCACGCCGGGCCGCGAGAACGTGAACCCGCTGGCCGGGCCGAGGCCGCCGGCGCACACCGGCTCTCTGTGCCTGGACTCGAACTGCAGCAGCGACAGCACCGCGTCGTCGCCGTGCTCCTCGTCCTCCACGTCCTCGTCGCCCTCGTCCAAGCAGAACTCGTCGAAGCAGGGCGAGGCGGCGGGCACCGGCACCGGGAGATACGCGGACAGCCCCTCGTCTATTGTGGTCGTGAGCAGCGGCAACGGGGCGGCCGCGGCCCCCAGTAAGGAGAGCCAGCCGCTGCTGTGGCCCGCCTGGGTCTACTGCACACGGTACTCGGACCGGCCCTCATCTG GCCCAAGGACACGGAaactgaaaaagaagaagagcagcAAGGAGGACAAGCGGCCCAGGACAGCGTTCACGGCCGAGCAGCTGCAGAGACTGAAAACTGAGTTCCAGGCCAACCGCTACATAACGGAGCAGCGGAGACAGTCTCTGGCCACGGAACTCAACCTGAACGAGTCCCAGATCAAAATCTGGTTCCAGAATAAGAGGGCCAAGATTAAAAAGGCCACCGGCTACAAGAACGGCCTGGCCATGCAGCTCATGGCCCAAGGACTTTACAACCACTCCACGACCAccgtgcaggaggagaaggaggaaagtgAATGA